The Deltaproteobacteria bacterium genomic interval GGCTCACAGTATTTCCATTGTGGTCACTTACACTGAAATCAGGGGCTTTATCGCCAGGTTGCAGCATCTTCAAACTCCTTACGTTGAGACTCCTGAGTATGAACCATGAGCCCGCGCGGTTCCAAGACAAATCGAAGGATTGGAGCTTTATTGGACGAGAGAAAGACCCAGGGGCCGATGGTCTGAGAGGTAGGTCCAGTACTCATCAAGCCCGCCGGGAAGGGCATCCTCGATGAGCAGCGTTTGTGTAAATGAGCCAGTCTTCTCAAAGGCTTCGAAGAGCTCATCGGTTATCAAAATGTGGTCAATATGGCTCGGGTAATAGGGAAAAGACCAACGCGACTCATCACCTATGGCAATACTTTTGTCAGTAAAAAGGAAATGGGCAGTGTCTTGCAAGAGTGGCCAGAATACATTGGTGGCTTCTGGGTCGTCTATAGTGTCATTCCAGTCTCCCGCCACAATCACGGCCTTGTCGTCTAAATATTGCTCGATGTAGTCTTTCAATGCTTGGCCTGCA includes:
- a CDS encoding redoxin domain-containing protein, yielding MLQPGDKAPDFSVSDHNGNTVSLSELAGKTVVLWFYPKADTPG